Genomic DNA from Nitratidesulfovibrio vulgaris str. Hildenborough:
ACGCAGCACCTGACGCCCCCCCATGCGCAATGATGCACTCTCCCATCATACCGAAGTGGTTGCCGACTTGTGCACTATTGAAGCATGATGCAACCGACCGACTCGACTCATGCCGCGAACTTCCATGCTTATTCCGCGACGCTGGCGACGACAGGCAGTATTGAACCGCACCCGGACACAGGATAGACACCATGAGACTCTCCGATGTCGATCTTGTCGAACTTCTTGAACGTCCTGGCAACAGATCATTCTCCTCCATATTCTCTTCACGCATCGTGATGCGCGGGCAATCCGTCTTTCGGCCCGACATGGAAGACGACATGATCCTCATTGTGCGTAGCGGTAGACTACGTGTCTATCTTGCTTACGGCGACAAGGAGTTCAGCCTTGCATTTCTCGGGAAGGGAGACATCTACAGCAGCCACACAGGCGCGTATGTACAGGCGTTGACCGAAAGCGAGATCATGCTTGCCGAAACACATCTCGTACACCGGCATATGGCATCAGTGACTGCAATATCGTCTATCATGGTGCGCATCCTCGGGCAGATGCTACGGTCGAGTTTCTTCCTCATCGAGAGCATGGTCTTCAAGGACAGTAACACCCGTCTGGCAGCGCTCCTTCTTGAACAGGCAGAAGACAGCGACAGGAACAGACAACAACCTGCCGATGACATGTCAGATTTGCCTGACATCCACCTTGAACTCACCATGGAACAACTCGCCGGGCTTGTGGGAACAACCCGGCAGACCGCATCCACCCTGCTCAACGACATGATACGGGCGGGCATCCTGCAACGCAGGGGGCGGGGACACTTTGTGGTACTGGATATGACCCGGCTACGCGAAATAGCCCTTCAATGACTGATTCCATGTGCCATCCAGCGGTGCCCTTTCCATGAGCAAGCCTAGCCTCATAGGCCGTAAGGACGCATGCAGCAGCAAATCATGCTCCTCTTCGGGCTTTGTCGGCTAGCCGACAGACATCGTGCCACCGGCGTACTAACCTGTTGCCACTACCACCCACCCAGCGGGACCGGAGTTTTCCGGAACGATGCAGGGCGCACACGACACAGGCACCTGAGTGCATGCCCCTAAATGCCATAGGCAGTCACCTCACTACCCGCCGGACAAACCGCACGAGGCAAGCCCATGAGTTCTTCCAAGACAATCCGTAGCCGTTCGATTTGGGATGACGCACACGCCATGCTCGAAAAGGCGAAGGCCGAGGGTATCAGCACCGTCTGGGATCGAGCTGCCGAACAGACGCCGGCCTGTAAATTCTGCGAATTGGGCACCACCTGCCGCAACTGCATCATGGGCCCGTGCCGTATCGCCAACCGCAAGGACGGCAAGATGCGCCTTGGCGTGTGCGGTGCCGATGCCGATGTCATCGTGGCGCGCAATTTCGGCCGTTTCATCGCTGGCGGCGCGGCGGGGCACTCCGACCACGGACGCGACCTGATCGAAACGCTCGAAGCCGTAGCCGAGGGCAAGGCTCCCGGCTATACGATCCGCGACGTGGCAAAACTCAGGCGCATCGCGGCCGAACTCGGCGTCGCCGACGCGGCGACACGCCCCGCCCATGACGTGGCCGCCGACCTCGTCACCATCTGCTACAACGACTTCGGCAGCCGCCGTAATGCGCTGGCCTTTCTTGCGCGTGCGCCGCAGGTGCGGCGCGACCTCTGGCAACGCCTTGGCATGACCCCCCGTGGCGTAGACCGCGAGATTGCCGAAATGATGCACCGCACCCATATGGGCTGCGACAACGACCACACAAGCCTGCTCGTCCATGCCGCGCGGACGGCGCTCGCCGATGGATGGGGCGGTTCCATGATCGGCACGGAATTGTCCGACATCCTCTTCGGCACGCCTCGCCCTCGCCAGTCCACAGTCAATCTCGGGGTCTTGCGCAAGGATGCCGTCAACATCCTCGTGCACGGACACAACCCCGTCGTCTCCGAAATGATTCTGGCCGCCACCCGTGAACCGGCCGTAAGGCAGGCGGCACAGGACGCCGGGGCAGCAGACATCAACGTGGCGGGGCTATGCTGCACGGGTAACGAACTGCTCATGCGACAGGGCATTCCCATGGCGGGCAACCACCTCATGACCGAACTCGCCATTGTCACAGGTGCGGCCGATGCCATTGTCGCAGACTATCAGTGTATCATGCCCAGCCTTGTGCAGATTGCCGCGTGCTACCACACCCGCTTCGTGACGACGTCTCCCAAGGGGCGTTTCACGGGGGCCACTCATGTGGAAGTGCACCCGCACAATGCGCAAGAGAGGTGCCGCGAAATCGTGATGCTCGCCATCGATGCCTACACCAGACGAGACCCCGCCCGGGTCGACATCCCGTCGCAACCCGTGTCCATCATGTCCGGGTTCTCCAACGAGGCCATCCTCGAGGCCCTTGGCGGCACTCCCAAGCCCCTCATCGACGCTGTTGTGGCAGGGCAGATACGGGGATTTGTGGGCATCGTGGGCTGCAACAACCCAAAGATACGTCAGGATTCAGCCAATGTGACGCTCACGCGGGAACTGATACGCCGCGACATCATGGTGCTTGCCACAGGATGCGTCACGACGGCTGCTGGCAAGGCCGGACTGCTGGTCCCGGAAGCCGCATCGAAAGCCGGCGAGGGGCTTGCCGCCGTGTGCCGCAGTCTTGGCGTGCCTCCCGTGCTGCACATGGGCAGCTGCGTGGACAACTCCCGCATCCTCCAGTTGTGCGCCCTGCTGGCAACCACGCTGGGCGTTGACATAAGCGACCTGCCCGTGGGGGCCTCGTCGCCCGAGTGGTATTCCGAGAAGGCAGCGGCCATTGCCATGTACGCCGTGGCAAGCGGCATTCCCACGCATCTTGGTCTTCCCCCCAACATCCTCGGCAGCGAGAACGTCACCGCCATGGCCCTGCATGGCCTACAGGATGTGGTAGGCGCGGCCTTCATGGTTGAACCGGACCCCGTCAAGGCCGCGGACATGCTCGAGGCGCATATCGTGGCACGCCGCGCAAGGCTTGGTCTCACATCCTAGCCGTTTCAGACTTCCGGACATGAACGCCGGGGGGCGTCTGCCACACGCCCTCCCGCCCTCTTACGACCACGCAGGAGCACACTCATGAAACTGGCATTTGCGGGCAAGGGCGGCGCAGGCAAGACGACGCTCACCGCATGGACAGCAGACTATCTGGCCCGCCATGGGCACAACGTATGGCTCATCGATGCCGACACTGCTCTTTCGCTGGGCCGTGCCTCGGGCCTTGCCCGCACCGACCTGCCCGCCCCGCTCATCAATCGGCACGACATTATCATGGAACGCATCAGCAGCGGGCTCATCAACCTCACCCCCGACGTGGAGGACCTGCCGGAGGCACTCTCTGTCGCCGTACCACTGGGGGGGCCGACAGTCACAGGAGTCGCTGCTGGGCGTAAACGTCTACTCGTCATGGGCTCCATAACCCACGCCGGCGGGGGGTGCGCATGCGAAGCCAACGCCCTGCTCAAGGCATTATTGGCCCACCTTGTCTATGACCGTGATGAATGGGTGCTGGTCGACCTTGAAGCGGGTGTGGAACACCTCGGACGCGGCACAGTTGCCATGGTCGACGCGCTTGTGGTCGTCAGTGAACCCAGCCTGCGCAGCCTCGAGACCGCATCAGAAATCTCGCAACTGGCAACAGGTCTGGGGTTGCCTCGTCAGGTACTGGCCCTGAACAGGCATTCCTGTTCAGGCATGAGGAACAGGCCGTTGGCATCGTCCGATGCCACGGACGGGAAGGCATTGCACACCCTCGCCCCCGCCCTTGCGTTACCGGAAAGACGGGTTGCCATCCCCACGCTGGCGGGCCTTCAGGAACGCATGCTTGAGCACGCCCATGTCACCGGCCTTCCGGAATCCGCCATGGTAGACGAGTTTGTGACAATGCTGCTGCAACAGGTCATGGAAAGCGCACATACAAAACAGTCTCTTGCACCTTCTCGTGGCGTCTGTTGTGCATGACCATCCAATGCCAGACGGGATGAGATAGACATCGTCCCGTCTCCTCGTCACATCGATACGAACAGAAAAGGGCGCAGCCTGTGCCGCGCCCGTCCTTTTCAAGAGCCTGTCGTCATCTTCGAAGCGTTCTTCTGCCGCCGTCAGCGTACGACCAGCACCGAACATGTCGCGTGTGTGACGATCTTCGTGGCGACGCTGCCAAGCAGGAAGCGCTCTATGGCACCTCGACCACGCGAACCGACCACGATGAGGTCGACCCCCTTGTCCTTGGCGAAGTCGATGACAGCGCCAGCCGCAGAATGCGACTTGAGCAGTTCACCATGGGCGACGACGCCCTTTCCCTTGGCATAGGCGACGGCCTTGTCGACGATTTCATGGGCCATGGTCGTGAACTTGTCCTCGATGTCCACACCCACGGCGAACTCCGCATACTCGTAAAGCTGCTCGTTCACACTGACGATGAACAACTCGGCCTTCTCACTGAGGGCCTTGGCGACGGCACACTCAAGGGCCTTCTGGGAATAACCGGACTGGTCAATGGCTACCAGAATCTTCATGGTACTCCTCCTTGGCGTCTCGCACTCAAGCGGTTCACAAGCATTGCCCCGCCCTGCCCGTTACGGGTGGGTGGCAGTCCCCGGACGGATGAGGCGTTACGACGCCTCGATGCGGAGCAACCGGGCCGACACGGTTCCGGCTATCTTGAAGTTAATGTCCGCTGACAGTTT
This window encodes:
- a CDS encoding Crp/Fnr family transcriptional regulator, which translates into the protein MRLSDVDLVELLERPGNRSFSSIFSSRIVMRGQSVFRPDMEDDMILIVRSGRLRVYLAYGDKEFSLAFLGKGDIYSSHTGAYVQALTESEIMLAETHLVHRHMASVTAISSIMVRILGQMLRSSFFLIESMVFKDSNTRLAALLLEQAEDSDRNRQQPADDMSDLPDIHLELTMEQLAGLVGTTRQTASTLLNDMIRAGILQRRGRGHFVVLDMTRLREIALQ
- the cooS gene encoding anaerobic carbon-monoxide dehydrogenase catalytic subunit; the protein is MSSSKTIRSRSIWDDAHAMLEKAKAEGISTVWDRAAEQTPACKFCELGTTCRNCIMGPCRIANRKDGKMRLGVCGADADVIVARNFGRFIAGGAAGHSDHGRDLIETLEAVAEGKAPGYTIRDVAKLRRIAAELGVADAATRPAHDVAADLVTICYNDFGSRRNALAFLARAPQVRRDLWQRLGMTPRGVDREIAEMMHRTHMGCDNDHTSLLVHAARTALADGWGGSMIGTELSDILFGTPRPRQSTVNLGVLRKDAVNILVHGHNPVVSEMILAATREPAVRQAAQDAGAADINVAGLCCTGNELLMRQGIPMAGNHLMTELAIVTGAADAIVADYQCIMPSLVQIAACYHTRFVTTSPKGRFTGATHVEVHPHNAQERCREIVMLAIDAYTRRDPARVDIPSQPVSIMSGFSNEAILEALGGTPKPLIDAVVAGQIRGFVGIVGCNNPKIRQDSANVTLTRELIRRDIMVLATGCVTTAAGKAGLLVPEAASKAGEGLAAVCRSLGVPPVLHMGSCVDNSRILQLCALLATTLGVDISDLPVGASSPEWYSEKAAAIAMYAVASGIPTHLGLPPNILGSENVTAMALHGLQDVVGAAFMVEPDPVKAADMLEAHIVARRARLGLTS
- a CDS encoding ATP-binding protein: MKLAFAGKGGAGKTTLTAWTADYLARHGHNVWLIDADTALSLGRASGLARTDLPAPLINRHDIIMERISSGLINLTPDVEDLPEALSVAVPLGGPTVTGVAAGRKRLLVMGSITHAGGGCACEANALLKALLAHLVYDRDEWVLVDLEAGVEHLGRGTVAMVDALVVVSEPSLRSLETASEISQLATGLGLPRQVLALNRHSCSGMRNRPLASSDATDGKALHTLAPALALPERRVAIPTLAGLQERMLEHAHVTGLPESAMVDEFVTMLLQQVMESAHTKQSLAPSRGVCCA
- a CDS encoding universal stress protein, which encodes MKILVAIDQSGYSQKALECAVAKALSEKAELFIVSVNEQLYEYAEFAVGVDIEDKFTTMAHEIVDKAVAYAKGKGVVAHGELLKSHSAAGAVIDFAKDKGVDLIVVGSRGRGAIERFLLGSVATKIVTHATCSVLVVR